A region of the Acidobacteriota bacterium genome:
AAGGAAGCCGCGGATCGCCTGCGGGAGTGGCTGCCCAAGCTCACCCATCCCATCCGCACCGGCGAGCACTCCCAAACCGCCTTCGCCTTCGGCCTGGCGCTGGATTGGGCGCGCATCGCGGGGGATGAGGGTCTAGCGCGGTTACTAGAAGAGCGTTCCCGGGAGCTCTACCTCCAGGATCGCCATTGCCCGCTGAGCTACGAGCCTTCCGGGCAAGACTTTCTGTCCCCGTGCTTGGCGGAGGCGGATCTGATGCGGCGGGTACTCGACCCACCCCGCTTCGCCGCCTGGCTGGGAGCCTTCCTCCCCGACCTCCCTCTGAAGCAAGACGACGAGTGGCTGCCGCCGGCGGTGGTCACCGATCCCAGCGATCCCAAGCTGGCCCACCTCGACGGCCTCAACCTGGCCCGGGCCTGGATGCTCGAAGGCATCTCCGCCGGCCTGCCCACCGAGGATCCCCGCCGGCCGGTCCTCGACGCCGCGGCGCTCCGGCACCGGGATTCCGGCCTGGCGGCGGTGACCGGCGAGCACTACGAAGGTGGCCACTGGCTGGGAAGCTTCGCGGTCTACCTGGTCACCGGCCGCGGCCTCCCCTGAGACCCTCGAGTTCCCCCGAAGAGAGACCTCAGAGCGAGCGCTTCGGCGGCAAGAGGACGTTGGCGATGAGCAGACCGGTGACCAGGGCGATGGCCACCAGGCTCACCGAGAACGCCGTCTGCACGCCGGTGAGGGTGTCCCGCTCGATGAGCGCCGCCAGCCCGCGAAAGCCCAGGCTGCCGGGCACCACCAGCATCAAGCCGGGGAGCTGGGTGTTGGCGGAAGGGCGGTCCAGCAGGCGGGCGTAGAGGTTGCTGCCCATGCCCAGCAGCACCGCCGCCACCATCGCTCCAAGCTCCGGCCCCAACCACTCGGTCCCCAAGCGGCCGCCGGCGATGGCGATGGCACCGGCGGTGAAGATCCAACCGACCTCCCGCGGGTGGGCGCGGAAGAGCACGGTGAAGGAGAGCGTCGCCACCGCCAGCGCCGGCAGCTCGGTCCACGGCGGCAGCGGCGTCGGGGTCGCAGCGGCGGGCGAGCCCAGGAGCTCCGCCCCCAGGGTGCCGCCGAGGGCGACACCGAAGCCGAGGGTGATGAAGACCAGCGCCGCCCCCGCAAGGCGGGAACCGCCGGAGACCAGGTTGCGGGTGGCCAGCTCCGAGAGCGCAATGGTCAAGCTGAGGCCGGGGAGCAGCACGATGAGCCCCGCCAGAGTGATCAGAAACGGCGATGCCGGCGGCATCCCCGGCAGGGTGACGAAGACCGCCGCCAGGAACGAGGCCACCACCGCCGACACCGGCTCCAGCAGACGCCCGGTGGTGGGGGAACGCCCCGCCACCAGCGCCAACAATCCCACCAGCAGACCGATGCCCGCGGCGCCGACGATCTCCGCCCACCCGCCGTGGAAGAAATGCGCCGCCGAGCCTGAGGCGAGGG
Encoded here:
- a CDS encoding DUF2891 domain-containing protein; the encoded protein is MADSSMDDRQGLDAASVARFAELALSCVHQEYPNKIAHVLQSDEDVQPPRELTPAFYGCYDWHSSVHGHWLLVRLARQFPEASFAESARKAVAQSLTPENITAEVAYLRGAGRTSFERPYGLAWLLQLAAELREWSNDEDVAGWSRALEPLEKEAADRLREWLPKLTHPIRTGEHSQTAFAFGLALDWARIAGDEGLARLLEERSRELYLQDRHCPLSYEPSGQDFLSPCLAEADLMRRVLDPPRFAAWLGAFLPDLPLKQDDEWLPPAVVTDPSDPKLAHLDGLNLARAWMLEGISAGLPTEDPRRPVLDAAALRHRDSGLAAVTGEHYEGGHWLGSFAVYLVTGRGLP
- a CDS encoding threonine/serine exporter family protein, with the translated sequence MKTTSTSDLTPSHEEPLLESAGRLVPFIQGAPEPFPSQETLQGQEPAEGVELVEKLGKALHAYGCPAHRLEDALVRVSRRLGLEGQFFSTPTALFASLGTGRQRRTSLLRVEPGEANLEKLSRLDAVLGRVIRGTLSPAVAAEEVDAIVDSRPRYGALVTTLSFALASGSAAHFFHGGWAEIVGAAGIGLLVGLLALVAGRSPTTGRLLEPVSAVVASFLAAVFVTLPGMPPASPFLITLAGLIVLLPGLSLTIALSELATRNLVSGGSRLAGAALVFITLGFGVALGGTLGAELLGSPAAATPTPLPPWTELPALAVATLSFTVLFRAHPREVGWIFTAGAIAIAGGRLGTEWLGPELGAMVAAVLLGMGSNLYARLLDRPSANTQLPGLMLVVPGSLGFRGLAALIERDTLTGVQTAFSVSLVAIALVTGLLIANVLLPPKRSL